A genomic stretch from Helianthus annuus cultivar XRQ/B chromosome 1, HanXRQr2.0-SUNRISE, whole genome shotgun sequence includes:
- the LOC110944838 gene encoding OBERON-like protein → MLPPRQQPRSGVLHTSLSLVPADGSNSDQVRDSPTESASSRETWPTSDALMLSKQQQLEREKAKERENGSAEHSVIRHISSSDKMSLRDITKERVDVIAERMHHLPDDFLDKLKNELRGLIEGMGGPQHREEYISLQKAVLSRPDLTEKTLILAHRGQLEILVAIKTGIQAFLHPTVSLSQASLIEIFLYKRCRNIACGNSIPADNCTCEICSKRNGFCNLCMCVICSKFDFEVNTCRWIGCDSCSHWTHTDCAIHNAQIGMGSTVNGGSSGEMLFRCRACMRTSELFGWVKDVFHHCAPLWDREALVRELEYVSRIFRGCEESRGRKLYWKCGELVEKLKSGVAEPLASKAILSFFQEFDIDPTKHQEGGEGRLMAPQEAFNRIADVVQEAIKKMEMVEEEKIRVTKKARLALEACDQELKDKAREVAALKMERQKKKQQVDELESIVRLKQAEAEMFDLKASEARREAERLQRIAQAKAEKSEEDYASRYLKQRLHEAEAEKHYLFEKMKLQESSSRASQSSVGVSEPSQMMMYNKIQDLLKNMYTTPSKGDGQSGDMRSLGSV, encoded by the exons ATGTTGCCGCCACGTCAGCAACCAAGATCGGGAGTACTGCACACATCTCTCTCCCTTGTTCCAGCAGACGGCTCAAATTCTGATCAGGTCCGAGACTCACCCACAGAAAGTGCTAGCTCACGCGAAACCTGGCCCACATCTGATGCTTTGATGCTATCCAAACAGCAGCAGTTAGAGAGGGAAAAAGCGAAGGAACGTGAAAACGGTTCTGCTGAACATTCCGTTATCCGCCATATCTCATCTTCGGATAAAATGTCTCTTAGAGATATAACTAAAGAGAGAGTTGATGTAATTGCGGAGCGAATGCATCATCTCCCTGATGACTTTTTGGATAAACTAAAAAACGAACTTCGTGGTCTTATTGAAGGAATGGGCGGTCCTCAACATAGAGAGGAATATATTTCTCTTCAAAAAGCAGTTCTAAGTAGGCCCGACTTAACAGAAAAAACACTTATCTTAGCACACCGTGGACAGCTAGAGATATTAGTTGCTATCAAAACCGGTATTCAAGCGTTTCTACATCCGACTGTCAGTCTATCTCAAGCTTCTCTCATTGAGATATTTCTATACAAAAGGTGTAGAAACATAGCATGTGGAAACTCAATTCCAGCTGACAACTGTACTTGTGAAATTTGCTCAAAGAGGAACGGTTTCTGTAACCTATGCATGTGTGTGATATGTAGCAAGTTTGACTTTGAAGTCAATACGTGTAGATGGATTGGGTGTGATTCGTGTTCACACTGGACTCACACAGATTGTGCAATACACAATGCACAAATTGGCATGGGGTCCACTGTAAATGGAGGAAGCTCAGGTGAAATGCTGTTTAGGTGTCGAGCATGCATGAGGACATCAGAGTTATTTGGGTGGGTCAAAGATGTTTTTCATCATTGTGCGCCGTTGTGGGACCGAGAAGCTTTGGTTAGAGAACTTGAATATGTGAGTAGGATTTTTCGTGGATGTGAGGAATCGAGAGGAAGGAAACTGTATTGGAAATGCGGAGAACTTGTTGAAAAGTTAAAAAGCGGGGTCGCTGAACCACTGGCTTCCAAAGCAATACTGTCATTTTTTCAAG AGTTTGACATAGACCCAACAAAGCATCAAGAAGGTGGTGAAGGTCGACTGATGGCCCCACAAGAAGCATTTAACCGGATCGCGGACGTTGTACAAGAAGCAATTAAAAAGATGGAAATGGTGGAAGAAGAGAAAATACGCGTCACAAAAAAAGCTCGTTTAGCTCTGGAGGCATGCGATCAAGAACTCAAAGACAAAGCCCGTGAAGTAGCCGCACTTAAAATGGAAAGACAAAAGAAAAAACAGCAAGTCGACGAGTTGGAAAGCATTGTGAGGCTTAAACAGGCGGAGGCCGAGATGTTTGACCTCAAAGCCAGTGAAGCTAGACGCGAAGCCGAACGACTGCAGAGAATCGCGCAAGCTAAAGCTGAGAAATCTGAAGAAGATTACGCAAGCAGGTATTTGAAACAACGGTTACACGAAGCCGAAGCTGAAAAACATTATTTGTTTGAGAAAATGAAGCTGCAAGAGAGTTCATCAAGAGCATCACAAAGCAGTGTTGGTGTGAGTGAGCCATCACAGATGATGATGTATAATAAGATTCAGGATTTGCTCAAGAACATGTATACTACGCCTTCTAAAGGAGATGGTCAATCTGGTGACATGCGGTCGCTTGGTTCTGTTTGA